One Setaria italica strain Yugu1 chromosome I, Setaria_italica_v2.0, whole genome shotgun sequence DNA window includes the following coding sequences:
- the LOC101762337 gene encoding uncharacterized protein LOC101762337: MEDPRRRSAGSTAAGRRLRGLLALAGDYLKYLFMKRRRLMHRVARRTLALVHRHHGGGRRKSSQCPWPARALMEREFSCADSPSPAFLAAKRLLLRSRLRGGGAAAAAAGAVSSCFGSFRTPCGSTDTAAAPSELTETAVEEDHRLELEDEEEEDDEVMVAGDVWVQCGGELFDVDDRAEEFINMFYEQLRAQSFAAAVFQRSP, translated from the coding sequence ATGGAGGACCCTCGCCGGCGCTCCGCcggctccacggcggcgggcaggcggcTGCGCGGTCTCCTCGCCCTGGCCGGCGACTACCtcaagtacctcttcatgaagCGGCGCCGGCTCATGCACAGGGTGGCGCGCAGGACGCTGGCGCTCGtccaccgccaccacggcggcgggcggcgcaagAGCAGCCAGTGCCCGTGGCCGGCTCGCGCGCTGATGGAGCGCGAGTTCTCGTGCGCCGACAGCCCCAGCCCCGCGTTCCTCGCTGCCAAGAGGCTGCTGCTCCGGTCCCGGctgagaggcggcggcgcggcggccgcggccgccggcgccgtgtcCTCCTGCTTCGGCTCGTTCCGAACGCCGTGCGGTTCGAccgacacggcggcggcgccatcggaGCTGACAGAGACCGCGGTGGAGGAGGATCATCGGTTGGAgctggaggacgaggaggaggaagatgatgaggtGATGGTGGCCGGGGACGTGTGGGTGCAGTGCGGCGGCGAGCTTTTTGACGTGGACGACAGGGCAGAGGAGTTCATCAACATGTTCTACGAGCAGCTCAGGGCGCAGAGCTTCGCCGCCGCGGTTTTCCAGCGCTCGCCGTGA